In the genome of Paenibacillus sp. FSL R5-0766, one region contains:
- a CDS encoding glucose 1-dehydrogenase has protein sequence MNINLQNKIALVTGSSGGIGAAIAGALARCGAKVAVNGLHNMERAEEVVATIRDAGGEAAAFQADVTDTDAIRAMVEEITRRFGGPIDLLVNNAGHLVERSPIETMSEELYSRIMDVNLKSAVFVSKAVIPGMKAAGGGRIINLTSVAAHNGGGPGAAIYAASKAAVMTLTKGLAKELAPGGITVNALSPGFIGQTAFHTTFTSAEGRSSAVNSIPLGREGTPEDVAGAALYLCSDLGSFITGETLEINGGMYMR, from the coding sequence ATGAATATCAATTTACAGAACAAAATTGCATTGGTAACAGGTTCCAGTGGAGGGATTGGTGCTGCTATCGCTGGAGCGTTGGCTCGTTGCGGGGCGAAGGTCGCTGTGAATGGTCTGCATAATATGGAGCGAGCGGAGGAAGTTGTGGCTACAATCCGGGATGCTGGTGGTGAAGCGGCGGCATTTCAGGCAGATGTGACGGATACGGATGCGATCAGAGCGATGGTTGAAGAGATTACACGCCGTTTCGGCGGCCCAATTGACCTGTTGGTTAACAACGCGGGACATCTGGTGGAGCGAAGTCCCATTGAAACGATGAGTGAGGAGCTGTACAGCCGGATTATGGATGTTAATCTGAAGAGCGCCGTCTTTGTCTCCAAAGCGGTCATTCCTGGCATGAAGGCGGCTGGTGGCGGACGAATTATCAATCTGACCTCCGTAGCAGCTCATAATGGTGGCGGGCCGGGTGCAGCTATTTACGCAGCCTCCAAGGCGGCTGTCATGACGTTAACCAAAGGGCTTGCCAAAGAGCTTGCCCCGGGCGGGATTACGGTCAATGCCCTTTCCCCGGGCTTCATCGGACAGACGGCTTTCCATACTACGTTCACCTCGGCAGAAGGTCGGTCTTCTGCGGTAAATAGCATCCCGCTTGGACGGGAAGGGACTCCCGAGGATGTCGCAGGAGCGGCGTTGTACCTGTGTTCCGACCTGGGTTCTTTTATTACCGGAGAAACGCTTGAAATCAATGGCGGCATGTATATGCGTTGA
- a CDS encoding DUF4962 domain-containing protein yields the protein MEVKRKLAERSLYQPISGPFHVDYAPDEHTVLAENPPRFTWMAAQQEDENAYLLQVSASPSFQEEETMTFAPLPYNFFTPDRVFEPGDYYWRYALLVDHPAQQGSEYEAHVSQGEQGSEAEGHASQGKQGEMSAWSEVRRFTVSAGLPETPLPSRAQRYISTDTSHPRLWLGERGLNALAAAISSDSTYCGWDAFMANSVEPWANREPICEPQPYPENKRVAALWRQMYIDCQEVLYAIRHLSIAGRVLRDERLLDAAKTWLLHVAAWDTEGTTSRDYNDEAAFRVAAALAWGYDWLHDELNSEEQEVVRCSLLRRTEQVAQHVMVRSKIHHVPYDSHAVRSLSSVLVPCCMSLLHEEQQAAEWLDYAIDYYACLYSPWGGSDGGWAEGPMYWTTGMAYVTEAMNLLRNYAAIDFFRRPFFQRTGDFPFYVYPPDARRASFGDQSTLGDPVNLKTGYLVRQLAGVTGNRWYQWYFERVRQSDPGTEGAFYNYGWWDFNFDELVYRHDYQQVEEESPVDIEPLKWFRDVGWVAMHHRMDDPDEHMMLLLKSSRYGSISHSHADQNSFTLHAFGEPLAADTGYYIAHGSSFHREWRRQTRSKNNLLIGGEGQYAENNKVLNMAATGQIEEAYWRDGDGYVRAVATDAYASTVPHVKRVVREIHFLQSSYFVIVDHIDLEKPDSIQWLFHALHPLQLKGQSFRLNGTKAGLEGTFVYASSGELALSQTDQFAEVDPAEYEGLDRHYHLSAETRPATSHTIVTLLVPYKIEEPKYVPYFIDDQDHGIHLYFTDNGVTKKIEVSKTY from the coding sequence ATGGAAGTGAAGCGAAAGCTTGCAGAAAGATCGTTGTACCAACCCATCAGCGGGCCGTTCCATGTGGACTATGCCCCTGACGAACATACCGTTCTGGCAGAGAACCCGCCAAGGTTTACCTGGATGGCGGCACAGCAGGAGGATGAGAATGCCTATCTGCTGCAAGTGTCGGCGAGCCCTTCTTTTCAGGAAGAAGAGACGATGACCTTTGCGCCGCTCCCGTATAACTTTTTCACGCCTGACCGGGTGTTTGAACCTGGGGATTATTATTGGCGATATGCGCTGCTTGTAGATCACCCCGCGCAGCAAGGGAGCGAATACGAAGCGCATGTCTCACAGGGTGAGCAAGGGAGTGAAGCCGAAGGGCATGCCTCGCAAGGGAAGCAAGGGGAAATGTCGGCTTGGAGTGAGGTGCGGCGGTTTACGGTGTCAGCGGGATTACCGGAAACACCGCTGCCTTCCCGGGCACAGCGATATATTTCCACAGACACGTCTCACCCACGGCTGTGGCTTGGTGAGCGTGGGTTGAATGCACTTGCCGCTGCCATTTCTTCCGATTCCACGTATTGCGGCTGGGATGCGTTTATGGCAAATTCCGTAGAGCCGTGGGCAAACCGTGAGCCCATTTGTGAACCGCAGCCCTATCCGGAGAACAAACGTGTCGCCGCACTGTGGAGGCAAATGTACATTGACTGTCAGGAGGTGTTATATGCGATTCGTCATCTGAGTATCGCTGGGCGAGTGCTTCGAGACGAACGGCTGCTTGATGCGGCGAAAACCTGGCTGTTGCATGTGGCAGCTTGGGATACGGAGGGAACGACCTCCCGTGATTATAATGACGAGGCGGCTTTTCGGGTTGCCGCTGCGCTCGCTTGGGGTTATGACTGGCTGCATGATGAGTTGAACAGTGAAGAGCAGGAAGTGGTCAGGTGCAGTTTACTGCGGCGGACAGAACAGGTAGCCCAGCATGTGATGGTTCGCTCGAAGATTCATCATGTGCCCTATGACAGCCATGCGGTGCGTTCATTATCCTCCGTGCTTGTACCTTGCTGTATGTCCTTGTTGCATGAGGAGCAGCAGGCTGCAGAGTGGCTGGATTATGCAATCGATTATTATGCCTGTCTGTACTCCCCATGGGGAGGCAGTGATGGAGGTTGGGCCGAAGGTCCGATGTATTGGACAACAGGCATGGCCTATGTGACCGAAGCGATGAATTTGCTGCGAAACTATGCGGCCATCGATTTCTTTCGTCGACCATTCTTCCAGCGTACCGGGGATTTTCCGTTCTACGTCTATCCGCCTGATGCACGGCGCGCCAGCTTTGGGGACCAGTCTACGCTGGGTGACCCGGTAAACTTGAAAACAGGTTATCTTGTGCGCCAACTGGCTGGGGTTACAGGCAATCGCTGGTACCAGTGGTATTTTGAGCGTGTACGTCAATCTGATCCGGGGACAGAGGGTGCTTTTTATAACTACGGTTGGTGGGACTTTAACTTTGACGAATTAGTATACCGCCACGATTATCAGCAGGTGGAGGAAGAGTCGCCTGTGGACATCGAGCCGCTGAAGTGGTTCCGTGATGTGGGATGGGTAGCCATGCATCACCGGATGGACGATCCGGATGAACATATGATGCTTCTGCTCAAGTCGAGCCGTTATGGCTCCATCAGCCACAGTCATGCGGATCAGAACAGCTTCACTTTGCATGCATTCGGTGAGCCACTCGCCGCGGATACCGGCTATTATATCGCGCACGGAAGCTCCTTTCACCGGGAATGGCGCAGGCAGACACGCTCCAAAAACAATCTGCTGATTGGCGGAGAAGGGCAGTATGCCGAGAACAACAAGGTGCTGAATATGGCCGCAACCGGGCAGATCGAAGAGGCCTATTGGCGGGATGGCGATGGTTATGTGCGCGCGGTTGCGACCGATGCCTATGCCAGCACCGTCCCCCATGTGAAGCGTGTTGTACGGGAGATTCATTTTCTGCAATCATCCTACTTCGTCATTGTAGACCACATTGATCTGGAGAAACCGGACAGCATTCAATGGCTATTCCATGCACTGCACCCGCTACAGTTGAAAGGGCAGAGCTTCCGCCTGAACGGTACTAAGGCGGGGCTTGAGGGGACATTTGTCTATGCTTCCTCCGGTGAGCTGGCGCTTAGCCAGACGGATCAATTTGCAGAGGTGGACCCGGCAGAGTACGAAGGGTTGGACAGACATTATCATCTGAGCGCGGAAACGCGGCCTGCCACAAGTCATACAATTGTTACGCTGCTTGTACCATATAAGATCGAGGAGCCGAAGTATGTCCCCTATTTCATCGATGACCAAGATCACGGCATTCATCTCTATTTTACCGACAACGGTGTAACAAAGAAGATCGAGGTATCCAAGACGTACTAG
- a CDS encoding extracellular solute-binding protein: MKKWMVTGMALLLAATFMAGCSKGSGAESGENGGDGKTRFSMSLRTLAYTYVEKSPDINQDKWVKKLEELTNSDLKIVLVPHKEYEQKMVQMFATNDIPDVVQGDGGVNGKEMAGSVEAGVFQPLDELLQKYGQDLLKVVPKEAWDQVTHDGQIYAIPEYLSNPSRRATWIRKDLLDQTGLPVPTTVDETLEVLRAFKKLGVENPYMGREDFKYADTFFGAYDVQQFLSMMEQQGDQIVPKFMDNENMQQALTVYKTMYEEGLINKEFATINSTVFKNTILSGKAGMWSMNANELIQWEKQIKASVPDAKIEIIPSPVGPDGKGGYYLYGPVTRAYFINKDAADPASIIRFFNWMVSDEAEKFFTYGTEGETYTEDNGVISYTAPTDSAGVDEERYRQSFLWFVQDTTYNKGSLSLTEEGRKLMNIYDTILAKEGRDGINFDPRLEAFVQNPEIAPNSDTPPQVLLTHMIKMVYGKEPISDWPKVVEEWKSKGGDQAIEEATEKFKKGEGVSAPRR, from the coding sequence ATGAAAAAGTGGATGGTCACAGGCATGGCGCTGTTGCTGGCGGCAACCTTCATGGCGGGATGCAGCAAGGGAAGCGGGGCGGAATCCGGTGAGAATGGAGGAGACGGCAAGACGAGATTCTCCATGTCACTGCGAACGCTGGCGTATACGTATGTGGAGAAGTCGCCGGACATCAACCAGGATAAATGGGTGAAAAAGCTGGAGGAGCTGACCAATAGCGATCTGAAAATCGTGCTTGTGCCTCATAAGGAATATGAGCAGAAAATGGTCCAGATGTTTGCCACCAATGATATTCCTGATGTGGTGCAGGGTGATGGGGGTGTCAACGGCAAGGAGATGGCTGGCTCGGTTGAAGCCGGAGTATTCCAACCGCTGGATGAGCTGTTGCAAAAGTATGGGCAAGATTTGCTCAAAGTCGTGCCGAAGGAAGCCTGGGACCAGGTCACCCATGACGGCCAGATCTATGCCATTCCCGAATATTTATCCAATCCATCCCGCCGAGCAACCTGGATTCGTAAGGATCTGCTGGATCAAACGGGATTGCCTGTGCCCACCACGGTTGATGAAACATTGGAAGTGTTGCGCGCCTTTAAAAAGCTTGGCGTGGAGAATCCATATATGGGGCGTGAAGATTTCAAATATGCGGATACCTTCTTTGGTGCCTATGATGTGCAGCAGTTCCTGTCCATGATGGAGCAGCAAGGCGACCAGATTGTACCCAAGTTCATGGATAACGAGAATATGCAGCAAGCCCTGACGGTTTATAAGACGATGTACGAAGAAGGGCTGATTAACAAAGAGTTTGCGACCATCAATTCGACGGTATTCAAAAATACGATTCTCTCCGGTAAGGCGGGCATGTGGTCCATGAACGCCAACGAACTGATTCAATGGGAGAAGCAGATTAAAGCGTCGGTTCCCGATGCCAAAATCGAAATTATCCCTTCCCCTGTCGGTCCCGACGGAAAGGGTGGTTATTATCTGTACGGTCCGGTGACACGTGCCTACTTTATCAATAAGGATGCGGCTGATCCGGCTTCCATTATCCGTTTTTTTAACTGGATGGTTTCCGATGAAGCGGAGAAGTTTTTCACGTACGGCACGGAAGGAGAAACTTACACTGAGGATAATGGCGTGATTTCATACACCGCTCCAACGGATTCCGCTGGCGTGGATGAAGAGCGTTACCGTCAGTCGTTCTTATGGTTTGTACAGGACACAACGTACAATAAAGGATCGTTATCGCTGACAGAAGAAGGCAGGAAACTGATGAATATTTACGATACGATTTTAGCCAAAGAAGGCCGGGATGGCATCAACTTTGATCCGCGGTTGGAGGCCTTTGTGCAGAATCCCGAGATTGCTCCCAATTCGGATACACCTCCTCAAGTATTGCTCACACACATGATCAAGATGGTTTATGGTAAGGAGCCCATCTCCGATTGGCCAAAAGTGGTTGAGGAATGGAAATCCAAAGGCGGCGATCAGGCCATCGAGGAAGCTACGGAGAAATTTAAGAAGGGTGAGGGAGTGTCAGCCCCGCGTCGCTAG